In a single window of the Gadus chalcogrammus isolate NIFS_2021 chromosome 20, NIFS_Gcha_1.0, whole genome shotgun sequence genome:
- the cytip gene encoding cytohesin-interacting protein, whose amino-acid sequence MQTTTNLNLGLARQDSCVLDNHPRKKGHLWSWRSRKGSVDETQPEAGTLPRGWRQKKQNSLVDYSDPLRTMSTLEKQDNESFGFEIQTYGLQPSHTSTVEMCTFICMVHKDSIADCAGLTTGDVILTVNGWSIEGSPHQQVVDAVRQSTNILKIETTFGTIMKRIELEKKRNLMKKTLREKWEELQTLLLQEARLTHDSTDSTPTPSTDSLVSPDGFVGGGGPGGPRDSSYWSAASEDGDQASVFGDAGYSPSPVSAPGDNDDCFFSQGFEDRQESRRKLKSSGSFCVRVVDRTSSSGSSSSSPSYWDNRRASSAFGTLPRKGGKGSVRRHLLKLIPGFSRSLDQDVVEELDPDRPCRLDRVFSDGQYQQKKATKSFS is encoded by the exons ATGCAGACCACCACTAACCTCAACCTCGGCCTGGCCCGGCAGGACAGCTGTGTGCTGGACAACCACCCGAGGAAGAAGGGCCATTTGTGGAGCTGGCGCTCCAGAAAGGGGAGCGTCGACGAGACGCAGCCCGAGGCCGGGACGCTTCCCCGGGGTTGGAGGCAG aaaaaacaaaactcgTTGGTGGATTACTCCGACCCTCTCAG GACAATGTCCACATTGGAGAAGCAAGACAACGAATCATTTGGATTTGAAATTCAG ACCTACGGGCTGCAGCCAAGCCACACATCCACGGTAGAGATGTGCACTTTTATTTGCATGGTGCACAAGGACAGTATTGCAGACTGTGCTGGGCTGACcacag GTGATGTTATCCTCACTGTGAACGGGTGGAGCATCGAAGGATCGCCTCATCAACAGGTAGTGGACGCCGTGCGACAATCCACCAACATACTGAA GATAGAGACGACGTTTGGTACCATCATGAAGAGGATTGAGCTGGAGAAGAAAAGGAACTTAATGAAG AAAACACTACGAGAGAAATGGGAGGAGCTACAGACGCTTTTGTTACAGGAAGCGCGTCTCACGCACG ACTCCACAGACAGCACCCCAACTCCCTCCACTGACTCGCTGGTGTCTCCCGACGGCTTCGTGGGCGGTGGCGGTCCTGGTGGTCCGAGGGACAGCAGCTACTGGAGCGCGGCGTCGGAGGACGGCGACCAGGCCAGCGTGTTCGGGGACGCCGGGTACTCCCCGAGCCCCGTCAGCGCGCCCGGCGACAACGACGACTGCTTCTTCTCTCAGGGGTTCGAAGACCGCCAGGAATCCAGGAGGAAGCTCAAGTCTTCCGGGTCATTCTGTGTCCGTGTCGTGGACCGCACCAGCAGCTCCGGGAGCAGCTCGTCGTCCCCGTCCTACTGGGACAACCGCAGGGCCTCCAGCGCGTTCGGGACCCTCCCGAGGAAAGGGGGGAAAGGCAGCGTCCGCAGACACCTCCTGAAACTCATACCCGGCTTCAGTCGCTCGCTCGACCAAGACGTCGTGGAGGAACTGGATCCAGACAGACCATGTCGCCTGGACAGGGTCTTCAGCGACGGACAGTATCAACAGAAAAAGGCAACAAAGTCCTTTTCTTGA